The Metabacillus schmidteae genome has a segment encoding these proteins:
- the mmuM gene encoding homocysteine S-methyltransferase, whose translation MNPIEKILSNFPIMIIDGAMATELENHGCNLNDRLWSAKILMENPDLIKQVHTDYFKAGADCAITASYQATIEGYREKGLNEEEAVDLIKKSVVIATKARDEFWTDIEYQNNRPKPLVAASVGPYGAFLADGSEYRGNYSLNEDELVEFHRERIKILIEAGADILACETIPCLIEAKAITRVLKEFPDVYAWISFSAKDELHISDGEKIADCAKWIDGEKQIAAIGINCSAPNIIESLIKEIKDQTTKPIIVYPNSGEEYDATNKQWKEIAPSNQFTTSTQRWYKAGANIIGGCCRTTPEDIRAISAWARK comes from the coding sequence ATGAATCCAATAGAAAAGATCCTGAGTAACTTTCCAATTATGATTATCGATGGAGCAATGGCTACAGAGCTCGAGAATCATGGGTGTAATCTAAATGACCGTTTATGGTCAGCAAAAATATTAATGGAAAATCCAGATCTCATTAAGCAGGTTCATACAGATTATTTCAAGGCGGGAGCAGATTGCGCCATAACAGCCAGCTATCAAGCTACGATTGAAGGATATAGGGAAAAAGGTCTGAATGAGGAAGAGGCGGTCGACTTAATTAAGAAGTCTGTTGTAATTGCTACGAAGGCACGCGATGAGTTTTGGACAGATATCGAATATCAGAATAACCGGCCTAAACCACTAGTGGCTGCTTCTGTAGGTCCGTATGGTGCATTTCTTGCCGATGGCTCTGAATATCGTGGGAATTATTCATTAAACGAAGATGAATTAGTAGAATTTCATAGAGAGCGGATAAAAATTTTAATTGAAGCTGGTGCTGATATCTTAGCATGTGAAACCATTCCTTGTCTTATAGAGGCCAAGGCAATAACAAGGGTATTAAAGGAATTCCCGGACGTTTACGCGTGGATCAGCTTTAGCGCAAAAGATGAATTGCACATTAGTGACGGGGAAAAAATTGCTGATTGTGCAAAGTGGATAGATGGAGAGAAGCAAATAGCTGCGATTGGTATAAATTGTTCAGCTCCAAATATTATTGAATCACTTATTAAGGAAATAAAAGACCAAACCACTAAACCCATCATTGTTTATCCAAATTCAGGGGAAGAATATGATGCAACAAATAAACAATGGAAAGAAATAGCTCCTTCTAATCAATTTACTACTAGCACTCAACGCTGGTATAAAGCAGGTGCAAACATAATAGGTGGTTGCTGTAGGACAACACCAGAGGATATAAGAGCTATTAGTGCTTGGGCGCGTAAATAG
- a CDS encoding amino acid ABC transporter ATP-binding protein, which yields MIKVENIHKYFGQQHVLKGIDFSVNKGEVVSILGPSGSGKSTLLRCLNFLEHPTSGIVEINGKRIDVESAGKTDVQSLRTSTGMVFQQYNLFKNLTVLQNVMIGLTSVKRVNPEEAKKVSTDILAKVGLQDRLNHYPAQLSGGQQQRVGIARALALNPKVLLFDEPTSSLDPELVDEVLTVIKDVAKEGNTMLIVTHELNFAREISDRIIFMENGMILEEGTAEQIFTNPSVERTKKFLSKVLKK from the coding sequence ATGATTAAAGTGGAGAATATTCATAAATATTTTGGTCAACAGCATGTGTTAAAAGGGATTGATTTTTCTGTTAATAAAGGGGAGGTTGTCTCTATTCTTGGACCAAGTGGTTCGGGGAAATCAACATTATTGCGTTGTCTCAATTTTTTAGAACATCCTACAAGTGGAATCGTTGAAATTAACGGGAAAAGAATAGATGTTGAATCAGCAGGTAAGACAGATGTTCAATCTTTAAGAACATCAACAGGAATGGTCTTTCAACAGTATAACTTATTTAAAAATTTAACTGTGTTACAAAATGTAATGATTGGCTTAACAAGTGTTAAGCGTGTGAATCCCGAGGAAGCAAAGAAGGTAAGCACAGATATCCTTGCAAAAGTGGGTCTTCAAGATAGGTTAAATCATTATCCTGCTCAGCTTTCCGGTGGGCAACAACAAAGGGTTGGTATTGCTCGAGCACTGGCACTTAATCCAAAGGTTTTATTATTTGATGAGCCGACTTCATCTTTAGACCCAGAGTTAGTTGATGAAGTTTTAACAGTTATTAAAGATGTGGCAAAGGAAGGAAATACAATGTTGATTGTTACCCACGAGCTGAATTTTGCGCGTGAAATTTCCGACAGAATTATCTTTATGGAGAATGGAATGATTCTTGAAGAAGGAACAGCAGAACAAATTTTCACCAATCCTAGTGTTGAAAGAACAAAGAAATTTTTAAGTAAAGTATTAAAGAAATAA
- a CDS encoding amino acid ABC transporter permease, producing MENLLDIGFLIESFPAIVARLPITIGIAVGSMILSLFLGLATALIKIYRVPVLKTISSFYVSFIRGTPLLVQIYLVFYGIPKVIYFLQTEYGWLQNVDVNIIPPEIYALLAFSINLGAYLSETIRSAIESVDRGQFEAAKAIGMSPTQMMLKIIFPQALTVAIPNLGNMFISTIKDTSLVFIIGVIDIMGQAKIMGSRGLAFFEVYIAVSIIYWILCIIVERLLTLVEKRARRYERGVIS from the coding sequence ATGGAAAATTTATTAGATATTGGTTTTTTAATAGAAAGCTTTCCTGCAATTGTTGCAAGATTACCTATTACAATTGGTATTGCGGTAGGGTCAATGATTCTAAGTTTATTTCTTGGACTTGCTACAGCACTTATAAAAATATATCGGGTGCCGGTATTAAAGACAATCTCTTCTTTTTACGTATCTTTTATTAGAGGCACACCTTTGTTGGTGCAAATTTATCTTGTTTTTTATGGAATACCAAAAGTCATTTACTTTCTTCAAACTGAATATGGCTGGCTTCAAAATGTCGATGTAAACATTATTCCACCGGAAATATATGCATTATTAGCCTTTTCTATTAATTTAGGTGCTTATTTATCTGAAACAATAAGGTCAGCAATAGAATCTGTTGATCGAGGCCAGTTTGAGGCTGCTAAAGCGATAGGGATGAGTCCAACACAAATGATGCTGAAAATTATTTTCCCGCAGGCTTTAACAGTGGCCATACCTAATCTGGGAAATATGTTTATTAGTACGATTAAGGACACTTCTCTTGTCTTTATTATTGGTGTTATTGATATTATGGGACAAGCCAAAATTATGGGCTCTCGCGGATTGGCCTTTTTTGAAGTCTATATAGCGGTTTCGATTATTTATTGGATTCTATGTATCATCGTAGAGAGATTACTTACTTTAGTAGAGAAGCGTGCCCGGAGATATGAAAGAGGGGTTATCTCATGA
- a CDS encoding transporter substrate-binding domain-containing protein — protein sequence MKKRSRLFLSLIALVGLAGILNGCSSKETANETGDKVILVGTQNDYPPFAFADENNELTGYDIDVVKEIDKKLDGYSFEFVATPWDSMFLSLESNKIQAVADQVAKTKEREEKYLFTDESYFAAETVIVVKSGRTDINTIEDLEGKKVGALAGDSYTLLLEEHNKKAENDIILKYSESGTPSEILQDVQNGRIDAYVNDPIMIHTVLEKYDLDVEVVGQPLVQDDMGIVFKDEKQGEELKALVDPVLKQLKEDGTLAELSKKWTGGEYIPE from the coding sequence ATGAAAAAGAGATCTCGTTTATTTTTATCACTGATTGCACTAGTAGGCTTAGCCGGAATATTAAATGGTTGTTCCTCTAAAGAAACAGCAAATGAAACAGGAGATAAAGTCATACTAGTCGGGACACAGAATGATTATCCACCTTTTGCTTTTGCTGATGAGAACAATGAACTGACAGGATATGATATTGACGTTGTGAAAGAAATTGATAAAAAGTTAGATGGTTATTCGTTTGAATTCGTTGCAACACCTTGGGATAGTATGTTTCTTTCATTAGAATCAAATAAAATCCAAGCAGTTGCAGATCAAGTTGCAAAAACAAAAGAACGTGAAGAGAAATATTTATTTACGGATGAATCATATTTTGCAGCAGAAACGGTGATTGTCGTAAAATCAGGTCGAACAGATATTAATACAATAGAAGATTTAGAGGGGAAAAAGGTCGGAGCGTTAGCTGGAGATTCTTATACTCTTTTGCTAGAAGAACATAATAAGAAAGCTGAAAATGACATTATTTTGAAGTATAGCGAAAGTGGCACTCCTTCAGAGATTTTGCAGGATGTACAAAATGGACGTATTGATGCCTATGTAAATGATCCCATTATGATTCATACAGTCTTAGAAAAATATGATCTTGATGTAGAAGTTGTAGGTCAGCCCCTAGTTCAAGATGACATGGGAATTGTATTTAAAGATGAGAAGCAAGGTGAGGAATTAAAAGCACTAGTTGATCCGGTTCTTAAACAACTTAAGGAAGATGGAACGTTAGCTGAACTATCGAAAAAATGGACTGGTGGAGAATATATTCCTGAATAA
- the solA gene encoding N-methyl-L-tryptophan oxidase — translation MENELIFDVAIIGAGTMGMAAGAFLAQQQVKTVLIDAFDPPHNRGSHHGDTRMIRHAYGEGRQYVSLVKRAQQLWEELEEQTDYKIFEKTGVIGLGPRDSAFLQETIAAANKYELPLEVMDSREVKEKWPGFSVPDHFIGCFEAESGLLFSENAIQAYKDIAIKNGAQLVTNTPVQQIESNDSSGIKITTKNKVFRAKKAIVTVGAWASKLLPDLKLPIQPTRKAFGWFDTPTDLYDAANFPSFYIEDKDNMCYGFPNVNGTGLKIGRSDGGQGIDPNKHTQNFGQYESDEEDLRFFLKTYMPEANGPLKQGKTCLYTISSDNHFIIDHHPENKSIIFACGFSGHGFKFSSVMGEVLSELAVNGQSKFDLSIFSLKRFGL, via the coding sequence TTGGAGAATGAACTTATTTTTGATGTTGCAATTATTGGTGCTGGCACGATGGGAATGGCTGCTGGTGCCTTCTTAGCTCAGCAGCAAGTAAAGACTGTTTTAATTGATGCCTTCGATCCTCCTCATAATCGTGGAAGTCATCACGGAGATACCCGCATGATTCGGCATGCATATGGCGAAGGTAGACAGTATGTAAGTTTAGTAAAACGCGCTCAGCAATTATGGGAAGAATTAGAAGAACAAACAGACTATAAGATTTTTGAGAAAACAGGAGTTATAGGACTCGGACCAAGAGATTCTGCCTTTCTTCAGGAAACAATTGCTGCTGCAAACAAATACGAATTGCCATTAGAGGTAATGGATAGTCGTGAGGTAAAAGAGAAGTGGCCAGGTTTCTCTGTACCGGACCATTTTATCGGATGCTTTGAAGCAGAGTCAGGGTTACTCTTCAGTGAGAATGCCATTCAAGCCTATAAAGACATTGCGATTAAAAATGGTGCACAATTAGTGACAAATACTCCTGTTCAGCAAATTGAATCAAATGACTCATCTGGTATCAAAATCACAACGAAAAACAAGGTATTCCGGGCTAAAAAGGCCATCGTAACAGTTGGGGCTTGGGCTTCCAAACTGTTACCAGATCTAAAACTTCCCATTCAGCCAACCCGTAAAGCCTTTGGCTGGTTTGATACACCTACTGACCTATATGATGCTGCTAACTTTCCATCTTTTTATATAGAGGATAAAGACAATATGTGTTATGGATTTCCTAATGTAAATGGAACAGGTCTTAAAATTGGAAGATCTGATGGTGGACAAGGAATTGATCCCAACAAGCATACTCAGAATTTTGGACAGTATGAATCAGATGAAGAAGATCTTCGTTTTTTCCTTAAAACCTATATGCCTGAAGCAAACGGACCGTTAAAACAAGGAAAAACATGCCTATATACAATATCAAGTGACAATCACTTTATCATTGATCACCACCCTGAAAATAAAAGCATCATTTTTGCCTGCGGCTTTTCCGGACATGGTTTTAAGTTTTCAAGCGTGATGGGAGAAGTATTGAGCGAGTTGGCTGTGAACGGACAAAGCAAGTTTGATCTTTCCATATTTTCACTAAAGAGGTTTGGTTTGTAA